One Campylobacter concisus DNA segment encodes these proteins:
- a CDS encoding LegC family aminotransferase: MKRCDFDEVLKFIKSTFGKDKVPLHEPKFIGNEKKYLLECIDSSFVSSVGKFVDEFESKLAQMVGAKFAVATTNGTSALHICLKLAGVEQNDEVITQPVTFIATCNAISYLFAKPVFVDVDLDTLGMSPASLSAFLEKNCELKDGKCVNKTSGRIVRACVPMHTFGLPCKIDEIAEICKRWNIALVEDCAESLGSYYKGTHTGNFGKLAAMSFNGNKIVTSGGGGAIITNDEKIAEHAKFITTTAKVPHPFEYRHSEIGYNYRLPNLNAALLVAQLENLELFLKSKRELAMIYKEYFSKFDDVKFIDEPADARSNFWLNEVLFESREKRDEFLKFSNENGVFTRPIWQLMNELDMFKDCQRDELKNAKFLSDRIVNIPSSARV, from the coding sequence ATGAAAAGATGTGATTTTGACGAGGTTTTAAAATTTATAAAAAGCACTTTTGGCAAGGACAAAGTTCCGCTTCACGAGCCTAAATTTATAGGCAATGAGAAAAAATATCTACTTGAGTGCATCGACTCTAGCTTTGTCTCAAGTGTCGGCAAATTTGTCGATGAGTTTGAGAGTAAGCTAGCTCAAATGGTCGGTGCTAAATTTGCAGTTGCCACGACAAATGGCACCTCTGCGCTTCACATCTGCCTAAAACTAGCTGGCGTAGAGCAAAATGACGAAGTGATCACGCAGCCAGTTACCTTTATAGCCACTTGCAACGCCATTAGCTACCTTTTTGCAAAGCCGGTTTTTGTGGATGTTGATCTTGATACACTTGGTATGTCGCCAGCGTCACTTAGTGCATTTTTGGAGAAAAACTGCGAGCTAAAGGACGGCAAATGTGTCAATAAAACTAGTGGCAGGATAGTGCGTGCCTGCGTGCCTATGCACACTTTTGGACTACCTTGCAAGATAGATGAGATAGCTGAAATTTGCAAGCGTTGGAACATCGCTTTGGTAGAAGACTGTGCCGAGAGCCTTGGTAGCTACTATAAAGGCACTCATACAGGGAATTTTGGCAAGCTTGCAGCGATGAGCTTTAATGGTAATAAGATAGTCACAAGCGGAGGAGGCGGAGCTATCATCACAAACGATGAGAAGATAGCAGAGCACGCTAAATTTATCACCACAACGGCCAAGGTGCCACACCCCTTTGAGTATCGTCACAGCGAGATCGGCTACAACTACCGCTTGCCAAATTTAAATGCGGCCCTGCTTGTGGCACAGCTTGAAAATTTAGAGCTATTTTTAAAGAGCAAACGCGAACTTGCGATGATCTATAAAGAGTATTTTTCTAAATTTGATGATGTGAAATTTATAGATGAGCCAGCGGACGCTAGGTCAAATTTTTGGCTAAATGAGGTGCTTTTTGAAAGCCGTGAAAAACGAGATGAGTTTTTGAAATTTAGTAATGAAAATGGCGTTTTCACGCGTCCTATCTGGCAGCTCATGAATGAGCTTGATATGTTTAAAGACTGCCAAAGAGATGAGCTAAAAAATGCTAAATTTCTAAGCGACAGGATAGTAAATATCCCAAGCAGTGCAAGAGTTTAG
- a CDS encoding methionyl-tRNA formyltransferase: MKLKIGYFADGVWSHNAFDKLIKDKDIEIKFICARYDSNDEKLLNYSKEFNIDYLKHNDINSDEFIEKIKHYNCDLFVSMSFNQIFKSRIINLPRYKTINCHAGKLPFYRGRNILNWALINDEKEFGITVHYMDTGIDTGDIILQKCFTITDNDDYKSILTKAHSECANILYEAICLFKNGKAESKKQEGIGFYCSRRIEGDENLNFNQTSREVFNFVRAICYPAIVARAFLNDKEMKINKVELVKDAPQYKCVPGAILCKDGDTFLVKTQDSFVKVVEYEYDGKIKVGDRFDVK; the protein is encoded by the coding sequence ATGAAGCTTAAAATAGGGTATTTTGCAGATGGAGTTTGGAGCCACAATGCATTTGATAAGCTTATTAAAGACAAAGATATAGAGATAAAATTTATCTGTGCTAGGTATGATTCAAATGATGAAAAGCTTTTAAATTATTCAAAAGAATTTAATATCGACTATTTAAAACATAACGATATAAATTCTGACGAGTTTATTGAAAAAATAAAACATTATAATTGTGATTTGTTTGTGTCAATGTCTTTTAATCAAATTTTTAAATCCAGGATCATAAATTTGCCAAGATATAAAACTATAAACTGCCATGCAGGAAAATTGCCATTTTATCGAGGTAGAAATATCCTAAACTGGGCTTTGATAAATGACGAAAAAGAATTTGGAATAACTGTACATTATATGGATACTGGTATAGACACTGGTGATATAATCTTGCAAAAATGTTTTACTATAACAGATAATGATGACTACAAAAGCATACTAACAAAAGCACATAGTGAGTGTGCAAATATTCTATACGAAGCGATATGTTTGTTTAAAAATGGCAAAGCAGAGTCTAAAAAACAAGAAGGTATTGGATTTTACTGCTCAAGACGTATTGAAGGTGATGAAAATTTAAATTTTAATCAAACAAGTAGAGAGGTGTTTAATTTTGTACGTGCTATTTGTTATCCAGCTATAGTAGCAAGGGCATTTTTAAATGATAAAGAGATGAAGATAAATAAAGTAGAGCTTGTAAAAGATGCACCACAATATAAATGTGTTCCTGGTGCAATTTTGTGTAAAGACGGTGATACTTTTTTGGTAAAAACACAAGATAGTTTTGTAAAAGTTGTGGAATATGAATATGATGGAAAGATTAAGGTGGGAGATAGATTTGATGTCAAATAG
- the neuB gene encoding N-acetylneuraminate synthase produces MSNRVFIIAEAGVNHNGDINLAKKLIDVAAKVGADAVKFQTFKAQNLVSKNAQKASYQKETTDKNESQFEMIKKLELDENTHKELIAYCKQKNITFLSTPFDSDSIKLLDELGLGTFKIPSGEITNLPYLRQIGGLNKKIILSTGMANLGEVEAAIETLVKSGTKRENISLLHANTQYPTPMEDVNLKAMITLKNAFGLEVGYSDHTLGIEVDIAAVAMGAKIIEKHFTLDKNMPGPDHKASLEPDELVAMVRAIRNIELALGDGLKHFSKSESENIKIARKSIVAKCDIKKGEIFSEQNICVKRPGDGINPMRWDEVIGQISQKDYKRDELI; encoded by the coding sequence ATGTCAAATAGGGTTTTTATCATAGCTGAGGCTGGGGTTAATCACAATGGCGATATAAATTTGGCTAAAAAACTGATCGATGTGGCAGCCAAAGTCGGCGCTGATGCGGTGAAATTTCAGACTTTTAAGGCTCAAAATCTTGTTTCAAAAAACGCGCAAAAGGCTAGCTACCAAAAAGAAACTACCGATAAAAATGAAAGCCAGTTTGAGATGATAAAAAAGCTTGAACTAGACGAGAACACGCATAAAGAGCTTATAGCCTACTGCAAGCAAAAAAATATCACTTTTCTCTCAACTCCTTTTGATAGCGATAGCATAAAGCTTCTTGATGAGCTGGGGCTTGGCACATTTAAGATCCCAAGTGGTGAGATAACAAATTTACCTTATCTTAGGCAGATAGGTGGACTTAATAAAAAGATCATTCTCTCAACTGGCATGGCAAATTTAGGCGAGGTGGAAGCCGCGATAGAAACACTTGTAAAAAGTGGCACGAAACGTGAAAACATAAGCCTTCTTCATGCAAATACGCAGTATCCAACGCCAATGGAGGATGTAAATTTAAAGGCGATGATAACTCTTAAAAATGCCTTTGGTCTTGAGGTCGGATATAGCGATCATACACTTGGGATAGAGGTCGATATCGCAGCAGTTGCCATGGGTGCAAAGATCATAGAAAAGCACTTTACGCTTGATAAGAACATGCCTGGACCTGATCATAAAGCTAGCCTTGAACCAGATGAGTTAGTAGCGATGGTCAGAGCAATTAGAAATATAGAGCTAGCACTTGGTGATGGGTTAAAGCACTTTAGTAAAAGTGAAAGCGAAAATATCAAAATAGCTAGAAAATCAATCGTGGCAAAATGCGATATAAAAAAGGGTGAAATTTTTAGCGAGCAAAATATCTGCGTAAAACGCCCAGGGGATGGCATAAATCCTATGAGGTGGGATGAGGTGATCGGGCAAATTTCACAAAAAGACTATAAACGAGATGAACTGATATGA
- the neuC gene encoding UDP-N-acetylglucosamine 2-epimerase: MRKICVVTSTRAEYGLLYWLLKEIEADSELKLQLIVTGMHLSPEFGLTYKEIEKEFKIDKKIEILSSSHTSLDICAEMARIYEKFVPALAELKPDILVLLGDRYEIFGVAGVASIMQIPMAHIHGGETTQGAFDEAFRHSITKMSHIHFAATNKYANRIIQLGEEPGRVFNVGGPGIENIKKLNLLNKDEFEKSINFKLAKKNILITFHPATLENSSAREQFGEILKALDELEETNLIFTKANSDTDGDIINKMIDEYVNQNSQKAAAFASLGQLRYLSAIKFVDIVLGNSSSGLLEVPSFKKATINIGDRQKGRIKATSVIDILPVKEEILAAIKRAYSKEFEQTLKDTINPYDGGNPSKKMVKILKEIKLDGILKKKFYDIKI; encoded by the coding sequence ATGAGAAAAATTTGTGTAGTGACAAGCACTAGGGCTGAATATGGCCTGCTTTACTGGCTCTTAAAAGAGATCGAGGCAGATAGTGAGCTTAAGCTTCAGCTTATTGTTACTGGCATGCACCTAAGTCCCGAGTTTGGACTCACATACAAAGAGATAGAAAAAGAATTTAAGATAGATAAAAAGATAGAAATTTTAAGTAGTTCGCATACAAGTCTTGATATTTGCGCTGAGATGGCAAGAATTTATGAGAAATTTGTTCCGGCATTAGCTGAGCTTAAGCCTGATATATTGGTGCTTCTTGGCGATAGATATGAGATATTTGGTGTAGCAGGTGTTGCTAGTATCATGCAGATACCAATGGCACATATCCATGGCGGTGAGACCACACAAGGAGCATTTGACGAAGCTTTTAGACACAGCATAACAAAGATGAGCCATATACATTTTGCAGCTACAAATAAGTATGCAAACCGCATAATTCAGCTTGGAGAAGAGCCTGGTAGAGTTTTTAATGTCGGCGGTCCTGGCATAGAAAACATAAAAAAGCTAAATTTGCTAAACAAAGATGAGTTTGAAAAGTCTATAAATTTTAAGCTTGCTAAAAAAAATATCCTCATCACTTTTCACCCAGCTACACTTGAAAATAGTAGTGCAAGAGAGCAGTTTGGTGAGATCTTAAAAGCACTTGATGAACTGGAGGAAACAAATCTTATCTTTACAAAAGCAAATAGCGATACAGATGGCGATATCATAAACAAAATGATAGATGAGTATGTGAACCAAAACTCACAAAAAGCTGCGGCTTTTGCCTCGCTTGGACAGCTAAGATATCTAAGCGCGATAAAATTTGTTGATATCGTCCTGGGAAATAGCTCAAGTGGCCTTTTGGAAGTTCCAAGCTTTAAAAAGGCCACCATAAATATAGGCGACCGCCAAAAAGGACGTATTAAAGCAACAAGCGTAATAGATATTTTGCCAGTAAAAGAAGAAATTTTAGCTGCTATCAAAAGAGCTTATTCAAAAGAATTCGAACAAACTTTAAAAGATACGATCAACCCTTATGATGGTGGCAATCCAAGCAAAAAAATGGTTAAAATTTTAAAAGAGATCAAGCTTGATGGTATTTTGAAAAAGAAATTTTATGATATAAAGATATAA
- a CDS encoding nucleotidyltransferase family protein, whose protein sequence is MKNIENIKLKQNATIKEALGIIDSGAMQIALVVDDNDKLIGTLTDGDIRRGILRGLDLDSSIETIVFKEPAIAKISSTKEEILKLALSRKLHKIPVVDDNGRVLGIKEIEELVEPKIKTNRVILMVGGLGTRLRPLTQDTPKPMLKVGNKPILQTIVEKFAEYGFVNITMCVNFNASIIRDYFSDGKEFGVNIDYVLEQKRMGTAGALSLLKERPIEPFFVMNGDLLTNVNFEHIFNYHVLNKATATMCVREYDYEVPYGVVKMNDNKIIEIAEKPVQKFFVSAGIYMLSPEILDLIPQDEFYDMPTLFEKLIRLSKDVISFPIREYWLDIGRMEEYQRANEEYKEVF, encoded by the coding sequence ATGAAAAACATAGAAAACATAAAGCTAAAACAAAATGCTACTATAAAGGAAGCTTTGGGAATTATAGATAGCGGAGCTATGCAGATAGCTTTAGTTGTTGATGATAATGATAAACTTATAGGAACACTGACAGATGGCGATATAAGAAGGGGTATATTAAGAGGACTGGACCTTGATAGCTCTATAGAGACGATCGTTTTTAAAGAGCCGGCTATTGCAAAAATTTCTAGTACAAAAGAGGAAATTTTAAAACTAGCACTTTCTAGGAAGCTTCACAAAATACCTGTTGTGGACGATAATGGAAGGGTTTTGGGCATAAAAGAGATAGAGGAGCTTGTTGAGCCAAAGATCAAGACAAATAGAGTTATCCTAATGGTAGGAGGTCTTGGCACTAGACTTAGGCCGCTCACACAAGATACGCCAAAGCCGATGCTAAAGGTTGGAAACAAGCCGATCCTTCAGACGATAGTAGAGAAATTTGCAGAGTATGGCTTTGTAAATATCACAATGTGCGTAAATTTTAACGCAAGCATCATTAGAGACTATTTTAGCGACGGAAAAGAATTTGGCGTAAATATAGACTACGTTTTAGAACAAAAAAGGATGGGCACAGCAGGGGCGTTAAGCTTACTAAAAGAGCGCCCAATTGAGCCATTTTTCGTAATGAACGGCGATCTTCTTACAAATGTAAATTTCGAGCATATTTTTAACTACCATGTGCTAAATAAAGCCACAGCCACAATGTGCGTCAGAGAGTATGACTATGAAGTTCCTTACGGCGTGGTAAAGATGAATGACAATAAAATAATAGAGATCGCAGAGAAGCCAGTGCAGAAATTTTTCGTAAGTGCTGGGATATATATGCTCTCACCTGAAATTTTAGATCTTATCCCACAAGATGAGTTTTATGATATGCCTACGCTCTTTGAAAAGCTAATAAGATTAAGTAAAGATGTTATATCATTTCCGATTAGAGAATATTGGCTTGATATCGGACGTATGGAAGAATATCAAAGAGCAAATGAAGAGTATAAAGAAGTTTTTTAA
- a CDS encoding cytidylyltransferase domain-containing protein, producing the protein MYKNNSFLAIVPARGGSKGLPEKNIKELCGKPLVAWSIEAGLKSKYVDEVMVSTDDEKIAEISKKHGANVPFLRPSDLASDTATTFDAVKHTIDYYKNELKKEFDYIVLLEPTSPLREVCDIDRAIEILLESKADSIIGICKTESQNPAFLVSKDEKGLISGYENKDMRVLRRQEIKDVYFFEGTIYISKTDVLLDKKTFYHSNTIGYEVPKYKSLEIDDIDDFVMVEAIMNYKGYKK; encoded by the coding sequence ATGTATAAAAATAATAGTTTTTTAGCGATTGTACCGGCAAGAGGAGGCAGCAAGGGTTTGCCTGAAAAAAATATTAAAGAATTATGTGGAAAGCCACTTGTTGCGTGGAGCATAGAGGCTGGACTAAAAAGTAAATATGTAGATGAGGTCATGGTTAGCACTGACGATGAGAAAATCGCAGAAATTTCAAAAAAGCATGGTGCAAATGTCCCTTTTTTAAGACCAAGCGACTTGGCAAGTGACACCGCCACAACCTTTGATGCTGTAAAACACACTATAGATTATTATAAAAATGAATTAAAAAAAGAGTTTGACTATATCGTTTTATTAGAGCCTACATCGCCTTTGAGAGAAGTTTGTGATATAGATAGGGCTATTGAAATTTTACTAGAATCAAAGGCTGATTCAATTATTGGAATTTGTAAAACAGAGAGTCAAAATCCAGCTTTTTTAGTCTCAAAAGATGAAAAAGGCTTAATTTCTGGATATGAAAATAAAGACATGAGAGTTCTAAGAAGACAAGAGATAAAAGATGTTTATTTCTTTGAAGGAACTATCTACATTTCTAAGACAGATGTTTTGCTTGATAAAAAAACATTTTATCATAGCAATACCATAGGCTATGAAGTTCCAAAATACAAATCGCTAGAGATAGATGATATTGATGATTTTGTAATGGTTGAAGCAATAATGAATTATAAAGGTTATAAAAAATGA
- a CDS encoding glutamate-1-semialdehyde 2,1-aminomutase, which yields MTYQDRLLKAIPGGAHTYSRGFDQYPANAPQILKRGKGAYVYDENGREFLDYGMALRAVNLGYANEEINKAAIEQIEFGNNLTKPSMIELEAAELLIDMIDSVDMVKFTKNGSTATTAAIKLSRAYTGRELVARCAEHPFFSYDDWFIGSTELTKGISQKDTEGTKTFGYNNIESLERLFDEFPNQIACVILEPAATEHPKDNFLHKVRDLCHKNGAVFILDEMITGFRWHLKGAQYYYDIKPDLCTFGKAMANGFSVAAIAGKREIMQLGSIEFEGRERVFLLSTTHGAEMGGLGAFVAAIKFMKEHNVVEYIWDYGTKLISMINELAKKYEIERNFVAGGIECSPYYLTFDKNGQNSLGLRTLFSQEMIKNGVLIPWVALSYAHGENELAKTKNALEKTFEVYRKAVDEGYERYLVGSPIKPVFRKFN from the coding sequence ATGACTTATCAAGATAGATTATTAAAAGCAATACCAGGTGGCGCGCATACTTATAGCAGAGGGTTTGATCAGTATCCAGCCAATGCTCCACAAATTTTAAAAAGAGGGAAAGGCGCATATGTATATGACGAAAATGGTAGAGAATTTTTGGACTATGGAATGGCGCTTAGGGCTGTAAATTTAGGCTATGCAAATGAAGAAATAAACAAAGCTGCGATCGAGCAAATAGAATTTGGAAACAATCTAACTAAGCCTAGTATGATTGAGCTAGAGGCTGCTGAATTATTAATAGATATGATAGATAGTGTTGATATGGTTAAATTTACCAAAAATGGCTCAACCGCAACAACAGCAGCCATTAAGCTTAGTAGAGCATATACTGGAAGGGAGTTGGTTGCAAGATGCGCAGAGCACCCATTTTTTAGCTATGATGACTGGTTTATTGGCTCTACAGAGCTTACTAAAGGTATATCGCAAAAGGATACTGAAGGTACAAAAACGTTTGGCTACAACAACATTGAAAGCTTAGAGAGGCTATTTGATGAATTTCCTAATCAAATAGCTTGTGTGATTTTAGAGCCAGCGGCAACAGAGCACCCAAAAGATAACTTTTTGCATAAAGTAAGAGATCTGTGTCATAAAAATGGAGCAGTATTTATACTTGACGAGATGATAACTGGCTTTAGATGGCATTTAAAAGGGGCTCAATATTATTACGACATTAAGCCCGACTTGTGCACTTTTGGAAAAGCAATGGCAAATGGATTTTCAGTTGCAGCTATAGCCGGAAAAAGAGAGATAATGCAGCTTGGCAGTATAGAATTTGAAGGCAGGGAGAGAGTCTTTTTGCTGTCGACAACACATGGTGCAGAGATGGGTGGCCTAGGTGCTTTTGTTGCGGCTATAAAATTTATGAAAGAGCATAATGTGGTTGAGTATATTTGGGACTATGGCACAAAACTAATCTCGATGATCAATGAGCTTGCAAAAAAATATGAAATCGAAAGAAATTTCGTAGCAGGTGGTATAGAGTGTAGTCCGTACTATTTGACCTTTGATAAAAATGGTCAAAATTCTTTAGGGCTAAGAACTCTTTTTTCTCAAGAAATGATCAAAAATGGTGTGCTTATTCCTTGGGTGGCACTTTCTTATGCTCACGGAGAAAATGAACTTGCAAAGACAAAAAACGCACTAGAAAAAACTTTTGAAGTTTATAGAAAGGCAGTTGATGAGGGATATGAAAGATATTTAGTAGGTAGCCCTATCAAGCCAGTGTTTAGAAAATTTAACTAA
- a CDS encoding oxidoreductase, whose product MLKDKVVVVTGGAGLIGKEFIKAIVENNGIAIIADINEKIGQEAKEALSKELNSKNIDFVKLDITSKDSLEACIKYLHDKYKRIDALVNNAYPRNKHYGRHFFDVEYSDFIENLGLNLGGYFVASQQFARYFKEQGYGNIINICSIYGVVAPKFEIYNNTTMTMPVEYAAIKSGLIHLTKYMAKYFKGMNIKVNALSPGGIFDNQPESFLEKYKDQCLNKGMLNNSDLKGTLVYLLSDMSRYVNGQNIVVDDGFSI is encoded by the coding sequence GTGTTAAAAGATAAAGTAGTTGTAGTTACTGGTGGAGCTGGACTTATTGGTAAAGAATTTATAAAAGCCATTGTTGAAAACAACGGCATAGCTATTATCGCTGATATAAATGAAAAAATAGGGCAAGAGGCAAAAGAGGCGCTATCTAAAGAGCTAAATTCAAAAAATATAGACTTTGTAAAACTCGACATCACCTCTAAAGACTCTTTGGAGGCTTGTATAAAATATTTGCATGATAAGTATAAAAGGATAGATGCACTAGTAAATAATGCATACCCTCGAAATAAGCACTATGGAAGGCACTTTTTTGATGTTGAGTATAGTGACTTTATAGAAAATTTGGGACTAAATTTGGGCGGTTATTTTGTCGCATCTCAGCAGTTTGCAAGATATTTTAAAGAGCAAGGATATGGAAATATAATAAATATATGCTCGATATATGGCGTGGTTGCTCCAAAATTTGAAATATATAACAACACAACAATGACTATGCCGGTTGAATATGCTGCCATAAAATCAGGACTTATACACCTTACTAAATATATGGCAAAGTACTTTAAAGGGATGAATATAAAGGTAAATGCGCTAAGTCCCGGCGGTATATTTGATAACCAGCCAGAGTCTTTTTTGGAAAAATATAAAGATCAGTGCCTAAACAAGGGTATGTTAAACAATAGTGACTTAAAAGGCACCTTGGTATATCTACTTAGCGATATGAGTAGGTATGTGAATGGTCAAAATATCGTAGTTGATGATGGATTTAGCATATGA